In Chryseobacterium gleum, a single genomic region encodes these proteins:
- a CDS encoding N-6 DNA methylase: protein MGFSKKQHLQQNIDALRIAFKLEKENRQATVGERLLMMQYSGFGGLKFVLNPIAEEIDINHWRKTEHDLFPITQELHQLLKENSQDEKQYRRYVDSMKSSVLTAFYTPPQVIDVISQVMCDNNLHIDKFLEPSAGIGSFVQSFAGNETKVTAYEKDVLTGKILKQLYPESTVRISGFEEISEKEQNSYDVVASNIPFGDTSVFDLSYSRSKDSAKVQAARSIHNYFFLKGNDMLRDGGLQAFITSQGILNSAKNEPIRRALLENNDLVSVIRLPNNLFTDYAGTEVGSDLIILQKNTAKQNLTEREDLFCQSTKTGYGTPSNALLDESEKIVHTHWKVDTDPYGQPALIYTHDKGVEGIANSLKQMLSDDFGKHLNSSLYKGEKNDEPIIQIPIQPIITPPVIEREIIQPEQPRFTQSAIIQESPQELKQLSIFDLFENDDESVAVLAPPKKATQAKKQTTKKQRANIGRKTDLFSSAMQQPYTAPVSNGTVNRTTPPNGTKQEVIGDLFSQANGNGQADKPAIAVAVTIPEPAPYSGELQSFHRNDCLVVDNGWVGHLQEVDKDDKTAMFHPLQLPSLQKARAEAYIGVRDIYQQLYNKEAELQTEHKEERENLNHLYDAFVKRYGSLNSADNIKLIKTDSAGKEIPYLERVKGGVIHKADIFSHPVSFSTTTLATDNPEEALASSLNKYGSVDLDYMSEISSMSADALKDALHGRIFYNPQQREYEISERWIAGNVVEKAQEIREYVESNPEDKEAKQSLTVLEEARPRRIEFEELDFNLGERWIPTGIYAKFASHLFDAEVNIYYSDSSDDFSVICNRGNQNIWVKYAVKAENRTFDGVALLKHALVNTTPDITKKVKIDGKEVKVKDMEAIQMANTKIDEIRAAFTDWLHAQNNEFKNRLTDQYNDKFNCFVRPNYDGSHQEFPGLDRKALGIEDLYGSQKDAVLMIKLNNGAICDHEVGAGKTLIMCTAAQEMKRLGLAHKPMIIGLKSNVHEIAEAYRTAYPHAKILFPGKEDFTPQKRLRIFGDIKNNDWDCVILTHDQFGMIPQSPEVQKEILEIELDNVERNLDAMQSQGAEVTRGMLAGAIKRKENLEVKLKTLQHDIENRKDDIVDFKMMGIDHLFIDESHQFKNLMFNTRHSRVAGLGNVDGSQKALNLLFAIRTIQERTDADMGATFLSGTTISNSLTELYLLFKYLRPRALEKQGINCFDAWAAIYARKTTDYEFSVANNIVAKERFRYFIKVPELAQFYSEITDYRTAKDIGIDRPNKNEVLYNIPPTPDQEEFIKSLMEFAKTGKGELLGRAPLSPSEEKAKMLIATDYARKMSLDMRMVSGAYDDHPDNKASHCAANIAKYYNQYNAQKGTQFVFSDLGTYKPGEWNVYSEIKRKLVEDHGIPTNEVRFIQEAKNDKQRKEIIKGMNEGKIRVLFGSTSMLGTGVNAQKRAVGVHHLDTPWRPSDLAQRDGRAVRKGNEIAKFFADNKVDVIIYAVEKSLDSYKFNLLYNKQLFIDQLKNNNLGKRTIDEGSMDEKSGMNFSEYVAILSGNTDLLDKAKLEKQIAGLESEKQAFNRSKFSAKYKLQDFTELLEGAQSRFNRMSLDWENLQGRLQKHSDGTIANPVQLDGLPPNGDMKQIGAKLNQLADKARTGGQYEEIGSLYGFTLLVKTKMSEKEGVDIKVNRFLVQGEGNIKYTYNNGLIAKDEKLAAMNFLNALEKLPGYIEQEQKKIAEFQKDIPILQGVVNGTWSKENRLSELKTELAAIDRKIQLSIEPEQKQEPAEQAEKKQETPKISESIIRTKGVHLPRGVL from the coding sequence ATGGGCTTCAGTAAAAAGCAACATCTCCAACAAAACATTGATGCCTTACGAATTGCTTTTAAACTGGAAAAGGAGAACCGTCAAGCCACCGTAGGCGAAAGACTGCTAATGATGCAATACAGCGGATTTGGCGGTCTTAAATTCGTGCTGAACCCCATAGCTGAAGAAATAGACATCAATCATTGGAGAAAAACCGAACACGACCTTTTCCCTATTACTCAGGAACTCCACCAACTACTAAAAGAAAATTCCCAAGACGAAAAACAATACCGCAGGTATGTGGACAGTATGAAAAGCTCTGTACTGACCGCTTTTTATACACCACCACAGGTCATAGATGTCATTTCACAGGTAATGTGTGATAACAATCTGCACATTGACAAATTTCTTGAACCATCGGCAGGTATCGGGTCTTTTGTCCAATCTTTTGCAGGGAACGAAACCAAAGTTACAGCCTACGAAAAGGATGTGCTTACAGGAAAAATATTAAAACAGCTTTATCCCGAAAGCACTGTCCGTATAAGCGGTTTTGAAGAAATATCCGAAAAAGAACAAAACAGTTACGATGTTGTTGCAAGCAATATTCCTTTCGGTGATACTTCTGTTTTTGATCTATCATATTCCCGAAGCAAAGACAGTGCAAAAGTTCAGGCTGCCCGAAGCATTCATAATTATTTTTTTCTGAAAGGGAATGATATGCTCCGTGATGGCGGTTTACAGGCTTTTATTACCTCACAGGGAATTTTAAACAGTGCAAAAAATGAACCTATACGCAGGGCATTGTTGGAAAACAACGATTTGGTATCGGTAATTCGTTTACCCAATAACCTTTTTACAGATTATGCAGGTACAGAGGTCGGAAGCGACCTTATCATTCTCCAAAAGAATACGGCAAAACAAAATCTGACCGAAAGGGAAGATCTGTTTTGCCAAAGTACAAAAACAGGATATGGTACGCCAAGCAATGCTTTATTAGATGAAAGTGAAAAAATTGTACATACACATTGGAAAGTAGATACCGACCCTTACGGGCAACCTGCTTTAATCTATACGCACGACAAGGGTGTTGAGGGCATTGCAAACAGCCTTAAACAAATGCTTTCCGATGATTTTGGAAAGCATTTGAACTCGTCTTTGTACAAAGGAGAAAAGAACGATGAACCTATCATACAAATTCCGATACAGCCTATTATTACACCACCGGTTATTGAACGTGAGATCATACAGCCGGAACAACCTCGTTTTACGCAATCAGCTATCATACAGGAAAGCCCACAGGAATTAAAGCAGTTGAGCATTTTCGACCTGTTTGAAAATGATGACGAAAGCGTAGCGGTTTTAGCTCCGCCAAAGAAAGCAACACAAGCTAAAAAACAAACTACCAAGAAACAACGTGCTAACATTGGTCGCAAGACTGACTTGTTCAGTTCAGCGATGCAACAGCCTTATACAGCTCCGGTTTCCAATGGAACAGTCAATAGAACTACGCCACCCAACGGAACAAAACAGGAAGTAATCGGAGATTTATTTTCACAGGCAAACGGTAACGGCCAGGCTGATAAGCCAGCCATTGCCGTAGCAGTTACCATTCCCGAACCTGCTCCGTACAGTGGCGAATTGCAATCGTTCCACCGTAACGATTGCCTTGTGGTTGATAATGGCTGGGTGGGTCATTTGCAAGAAGTGGACAAAGACGATAAAACGGCTATGTTCCATCCATTGCAATTACCGTCTTTACAAAAAGCAAGAGCCGAAGCGTATATCGGAGTACGTGATATTTACCAACAGCTTTACAATAAAGAAGCGGAGTTACAGACCGAACATAAGGAAGAAAGGGAAAATCTTAACCACCTGTATGATGCCTTTGTAAAAAGGTATGGAAGTCTGAACAGTGCCGACAATATCAAGCTGATTAAAACGGACAGTGCCGGAAAGGAAATCCCTTATTTGGAACGTGTAAAAGGCGGTGTTATCCATAAAGCGGATATTTTCAGCCACCCTGTAAGTTTTTCCACGACAACATTAGCAACCGATAACCCTGAAGAAGCGTTAGCCTCCTCGTTGAATAAATACGGAAGTGTGGATTTGGACTATATGTCCGAAATCAGCAGTATGTCTGCAGATGCTTTAAAAGATGCTTTGCACGGTCGTATTTTCTACAATCCCCAGCAAAGGGAATACGAAATTTCCGAACGCTGGATAGCCGGAAACGTAGTAGAGAAAGCACAGGAAATAAGGGAATATGTAGAAAGCAATCCGGAAGATAAGGAAGCCAAACAAAGCCTTACGGTATTGGAAGAAGCCCGACCAAGACGTATCGAATTTGAAGAACTGGATTTTAATTTGGGCGAACGCTGGATACCCACAGGCATTTATGCCAAATTTGCTTCGCACCTGTTCGATGCAGAAGTGAATATCTATTACTCCGACAGCTCCGATGATTTTTCGGTAATCTGCAATCGGGGCAATCAAAATATATGGGTAAAATATGCGGTAAAAGCAGAAAATAGGACGTTTGACGGCGTTGCCTTGCTCAAACATGCCCTCGTTAATACCACGCCTGATATTACCAAAAAAGTAAAAATAGACGGCAAGGAAGTCAAGGTAAAAGATATGGAAGCCATACAGATGGCAAACACCAAAATTGACGAAATCCGTGCCGCTTTTACCGATTGGCTGCACGCACAGAACAATGAGTTTAAAAACAGGCTTACCGACCAATACAACGATAAATTTAACTGTTTCGTTCGTCCGAACTATGACGGAAGCCATCAGGAATTTCCGGGTTTAGACCGTAAAGCGTTGGGTATTGAAGACCTGTACGGAAGTCAGAAAGATGCCGTATTGATGATTAAACTCAATAACGGTGCTATATGTGACCACGAGGTTGGTGCAGGGAAAACACTGATAATGTGTACGGCAGCACAGGAAATGAAACGGTTGGGATTGGCTCATAAACCAATGATTATCGGGCTGAAAAGTAATGTACACGAAATTGCTGAAGCCTATCGCACTGCTTATCCACACGCTAAAATCCTGTTTCCGGGCAAAGAAGATTTTACTCCCCAAAAACGCCTGCGGATTTTCGGGGATATTAAAAACAATGATTGGGATTGCGTGATTTTAACCCACGACCAATTCGGTATGATACCGCAATCGCCCGAAGTACAAAAGGAAATCCTCGAAATCGAATTGGATAATGTAGAGCGAAACCTCGATGCGATGCAGTCGCAGGGAGCTGAAGTAACAAGGGGTATGCTTGCCGGAGCGATTAAGCGAAAAGAAAATCTTGAAGTAAAACTAAAGACTTTACAGCACGACATTGAAAACCGCAAAGATGATATTGTCGATTTTAAAATGATGGGCATAGACCATTTGTTTATCGACGAAAGCCACCAATTTAAAAACCTGATGTTCAACACCCGCCACAGTCGTGTAGCCGGATTGGGTAACGTGGACGGTAGCCAAAAAGCCCTGAACCTGCTGTTTGCCATCAGAACCATACAAGAACGTACCGATGCGGATATGGGTGCAACCTTTCTTTCGGGAACAACGATAAGCAACTCCTTAACGGAGCTGTACCTGCTGTTTAAGTATTTACGCCCAAGAGCATTGGAAAAACAGGGTATCAACTGTTTTGATGCTTGGGCGGCTATCTACGCAAGAAAAACGACCGATTATGAATTTTCGGTTGCCAATAATATTGTAGCAAAAGAACGTTTCCGCTACTTTATCAAAGTGCCGGAGCTTGCACAGTTCTACTCCGAAATTACGGATTACCGAACGGCAAAGGATATAGGTATTGACCGCCCTAATAAAAACGAGGTATTGTATAACATACCACCTACTCCCGACCAAGAAGAATTTATCAAAAGCCTGATGGAATTTGCAAAAACAGGCAAAGGAGAACTACTCGGAAGAGCACCTTTATCTCCATCGGAAGAAAAAGCAAAGATGCTTATCGCCACAGATTACGCCCGTAAGATGTCGCTTGATATGCGAATGGTAAGCGGTGCGTATGATGACCACCCCGATAACAAGGCTTCGCATTGTGCGGCAAACATTGCCAAGTATTACAACCAATACAACGCACAGAAAGGAACGCAGTTCGTTTTCTCCGATTTGGGAACCTACAAGCCGGGCGAATGGAATGTGTACTCCGAAATCAAACGTAAGCTCGTGGAAGACCACGGCATACCTACAAATGAAGTCCGCTTTATTCAGGAGGCGAAAAATGATAAGCAACGTAAGGAAATTATCAAAGGAATGAACGAGGGTAAAATCCGTGTGCTGTTTGGTTCTACAAGTATGTTGGGTACAGGGGTAAACGCACAGAAAAGAGCCGTTGGCGTTCATCATCTCGATACACCGTGGCGACCAAGCGACCTTGCCCAACGTGACGGTAGGGCTGTCCGAAAAGGTAATGAAATTGCCAAATTCTTTGCCGATAACAAAGTAGATGTGATTATCTATGCTGTTGAAAAATCATTGGATAGTTACAAGTTTAACCTGCTTTATAATAAACAGCTATTTATAGACCAACTAAAAAATAACAATCTCGGCAAACGAACGATTGACGAGGGCAGTATGGACGAAAAATCGGGAATGAACTTTTCGGAATACGTGGCTATCCTATCAGGGAATACAGACCTGTTAGATAAAGCCAAGTTAGAAAAACAGATTGCCGGACTGGAAAGCGAAAAACAGGCGTTCAACCGTTCTAAATTCAGCGCCAAATACAAACTGCAAGACTTTACGGAATTGCTGGAAGGTGCGCAGTCCCGTTTTAACCGAATGAGCCTTGATTGGGAAAATCTTCAAGGGCGCTTACAAAAGCATTCAGACGGTACAATCGCAAATCCTGTGCAGTTGGACGGTTTACCACCCAATGGGGATATGAAACAAATCGGTGCAAAGCTCAACCAGCTTGCGGACAAAGCCCGTACCGGAGGTCAGTACGAAGAAATAGGAAGCCTGTACGGTTTTACCTTATTGGTCAAAACCAAAATGTCTGAAAAAGAGGGCGTGGATATAAAGGTAAACCGTTTTTTGGTACAAGGAGAGGGCAATATCAAATATACCTACAACAACGGTCTAATCGCCAAAGATGAAAAGCTGGCGGCTATGAACTTCCTTAATGCACTGGAGAAATTGCCCGGCTATATCGAGCAGGAGCAAAAGAAAATTGCCGAGTTCCAAAAAGATATTCCGATACTTCAGGGGGTTGTCAATGGTACGTGGTCAAAGGAAAACCGATTGAGCGAACTCAAAACGGAATTGGCGGCTATTGACCGTAAGATACAGCTATCCATTGAACCGGAACAAAAACAGGAACCTGCGGAACAAGCCGAAAAAAAGCAAGAAACACCAAAGATTTCAGAAAGTATTATTCGGACAAAAGGCGTTCATCTGCCACGAGGGGTATTATAA
- a CDS encoding DUF1896 domain-containing protein yields the protein MSTKQKDLSYFRLRLQEQLNSSFPEKANDQKFIDQRSSWASNAYEGAFSSGNAIDRCDEIANYILFEGLHFSKFDTVFQVVCNEFDTLMADEELRPFALKMFPVCEPVFSNYELTDDFAYTYEFDALYTEVTGTIAIWIEENGLQ from the coding sequence ATGAGTACAAAGCAAAAAGACTTGTCGTATTTCAGATTACGACTGCAAGAACAGCTTAACAGCAGCTTTCCGGAAAAAGCAAACGACCAGAAATTTATCGACCAGCGTTCTTCGTGGGCTTCCAATGCTTACGAGGGTGCATTCAGCTCCGGCAATGCCATCGACAGATGCGATGAGATTGCCAATTACATACTTTTCGAGGGCTTGCACTTCTCCAAATTCGATACGGTTTTCCAGGTGGTCTGCAATGAGTTTGATACCCTGATGGCAGACGAAGAACTGCGACCGTTCGCCCTTAAAATGTTCCCTGTCTGTGAGCCTGTTTTTTCCAACTATGAATTAACTGATGATTTCGCTTACACCTATGAGTTTGATGCTCTTTATACGGAAGTAACCGGAACCATCGCAATATGGATAGAGGAAAATGGGCTTCAGTAA
- a CDS encoding ORF6N domain-containing protein, translating into MLSYSIPIKQVMLDSGIATLYQVETKILNKAVKRYNSQYPLIEIEIFSDAHDRFLIIDETELYHIGASLKDLGKKWFAFSRMDIEVGTMLNILNNI; encoded by the coding sequence TTGCTTTCATATTCTATACCTATCAAACAGGTAATGCTGGATAGTGGCATTGCTACATTATATCAGGTGGAAACCAAAATACTGAACAAAGCTGTAAAACGTTACAACAGCCAATATCCCCTGATTGAAATTGAGATTTTCTCCGATGCCCACGACCGTTTTTTGATAATTGATGAAACCGAACTTTACCATATCGGTGCATCGCTCAAAGACCTGGGCAAAAAATGGTTTGCCTTTTCACGGATGGATATAGAAGTTGGCACAATGCTTAACATCTTAAACAACATATAG
- a CDS encoding helix-turn-helix domain-containing protein, producing the protein MLVEVDNNALYIDANSLLVYRPNQTLKILDIASGTTGAFVLFTRKFVDYLFESFFSIAPHSFLRSQFGSHITLSRTDHNKISSLFSQTIRFLDNSETKTERWTYSAKCILLALINETDFVLNKYKLDKYDTNRREIEISNSFKNFVAQNYINERNIDFYAKNLNISSNYLHKVIKRRYGQTPIEIINNALLSECKSRLSYSDSSIGEIADDMGFESIQSFSKYFKKHTGTSPSLYRNDTLSLNNP; encoded by the coding sequence ATGCTCGTTGAAGTTGACAACAATGCTCTTTATATAGATGCAAACTCTTTGCTCGTATATCGACCTAATCAAACCCTGAAAATATTAGACATAGCTTCTGGAACTACAGGCGCATTTGTTCTTTTCACAAGAAAGTTCGTTGATTATCTTTTTGAAAGTTTTTTTTCAATTGCTCCACATTCGTTTCTTAGAAGTCAGTTTGGTTCTCACATTACTTTATCCAGAACTGACCATAACAAAATTAGCTCACTGTTTAGCCAAACCATTCGTTTCTTAGATAATTCTGAAACAAAGACTGAACGATGGACATATTCAGCCAAATGTATTCTTTTGGCATTGATAAATGAAACCGATTTTGTTTTAAATAAATATAAACTTGATAAATATGATACAAATCGCCGTGAGATAGAGATTAGCAATTCTTTTAAGAATTTCGTAGCTCAAAATTATATCAATGAACGCAACATTGATTTTTATGCTAAGAACTTAAACATAAGCAGTAACTATTTGCATAAGGTGATAAAAAGAAGATATGGTCAAACCCCGATTGAAATTATAAACAATGCGTTATTATCCGAATGTAAATCACGTTTATCCTATTCTGATTCTTCAATAGGTGAGATTGCAGATGATATGGGATTTGAAAGTATCCAATCTTTCAGTAAATATTTTAAAAAACATACAGGCACATCGCCCTCCCTTTACCGGAATGACACCCTGTCTTTAAACAATCCATAA
- a CDS encoding glucose 1-dehydrogenase has translation MERLKGKIAIVTGAAQGMGESHARTFIAEGAKVVLTDLNEERGKAIADELGENAIFIKQDVTKVEDWKKVVAEAEATFGHVNVLVNNAGILGPIKTITEISEAEYLKVIEINQNAVFYGMKYTIPSMQKAGIGSIVNISSVAGIVAIPGYPSLAYMGSKFAVRGLTKAAAVEYGKENIRANSVHPGYIKTPMMVEATDEDGSGAADAILLARMADAVEVSNLVIFLASDESSFLTGTEQVIDGGMSIQ, from the coding sequence ATGGAACGTTTAAAAGGAAAAATTGCAATTGTAACAGGTGCGGCCCAAGGTATGGGAGAATCACACGCAAGAACTTTCATTGCCGAAGGTGCAAAAGTAGTTCTTACAGACCTTAACGAAGAAAGAGGAAAAGCCATTGCCGACGAACTGGGCGAAAATGCTATTTTCATAAAACAAGATGTTACCAAAGTTGAAGATTGGAAAAAGGTGGTTGCAGAAGCTGAAGCAACATTTGGTCACGTAAATGTGTTGGTAAACAATGCGGGTATATTGGGACCGATAAAAACCATTACAGAAATTTCAGAAGCTGAATATTTGAAAGTTATTGAGATTAACCAAAATGCTGTTTTTTATGGTATGAAATACACTATACCATCGATGCAGAAAGCTGGTATAGGTTCTATTGTCAACATTTCTTCTGTTGCAGGAATTGTCGCAATTCCGGGATACCCAAGTTTGGCATATATGGGAAGTAAATTTGCAGTGAGAGGGCTTACTAAAGCTGCGGCAGTGGAATATGGGAAAGAAAACATTCGTGCTAATTCCGTCCACCCCGGTTATATCAAAACCCCAATGATGGTAGAAGCAACAGATGAAGATGGAAGTGGCGCTGCAGATGCAATTCTTTTGGCGAGAATGGCAGATGCTGTAGAGGTCAGTAATTTAGTTATATTCTTAGCTTCCGACGAATCTTCATTCCTTACTGGTACAGAACAGGTAATCGACGGTGGTATGAGTATTCAATAG
- a CDS encoding nucleotidyl transferase AbiEii/AbiGii toxin family protein, with product MRVLPLLDSEKCFALKGGTAINLFYRELPRLSVDIDLLYLPPEGREEALANIREALSRLSKLIKKTISGIHIQNTHEQSNALRLILQLDDVRIKVELSPVIRGTVFSPIRMEVCETVEREFGYAEIQVASLPDLYAGKIAAALDRQHPRDLFDVKFLLENEGFTEDLRKTFLVFLISHQRPMAELLAPHRKDIREVYEAEFAQMAEVDIPVEELEQTRELLIETIHRDMTENERHFLLSFKEQNPKWELLGLDNIEEVANLPSVQWKLLNLSRMDKAKHKEATDKLKQVLFG from the coding sequence GTGCGTGTCCTTCCGCTTTTGGACAGCGAAAAGTGTTTTGCACTAAAAGGAGGAACGGCTATTAACCTGTTCTATCGGGAACTTCCGAGATTGTCGGTTGATATTGATTTATTATATCTGCCCCCTGAAGGACGTGAGGAAGCACTCGCCAATATCCGTGAAGCATTATCCCGATTGAGCAAACTGATTAAGAAAACCATTTCCGGTATTCATATTCAGAATACACACGAACAAAGCAACGCACTCCGCTTAATCCTGCAATTGGACGATGTGCGTATCAAAGTGGAATTGTCGCCGGTTATCCGCGGGACGGTTTTTTCGCCTATTCGTATGGAAGTTTGTGAAACCGTTGAACGTGAATTTGGATATGCCGAAATACAGGTTGCTTCCTTACCCGATTTATACGCAGGAAAAATAGCTGCCGCTCTGGACAGACAACACCCAAGGGATTTGTTTGATGTAAAATTTCTGCTCGAAAACGAGGGATTTACCGAAGATTTACGGAAAACATTCCTTGTGTTCTTAATCAGCCATCAGCGACCAATGGCAGAATTATTAGCTCCACACCGTAAAGACATACGGGAAGTATATGAAGCCGAGTTTGCACAAATGGCGGAAGTGGATATTCCTGTCGAAGAATTAGAACAAACACGGGAATTGCTCATCGAAACCATACATCGGGATATGACTGAAAATGAACGCCATTTTCTATTATCGTTCAAAGAACAAAATCCTAAATGGGAATTATTGGGATTGGATAATATCGAAGAAGTTGCCAACCTGCCCTCTGTTCAATGGAAATTACTGAACCTTTCCAGAATGGATAAAGCCAAACATAAAGAGGCAACAGATAAATTAAAACAAGTCCTGTTTGGCTAA
- a CDS encoding type IV toxin-antitoxin system AbiEi family antitoxin — protein sequence MALNPERRKLLEQMMPESMIVTRNWLAEQASLDKHAIDNLVKSKQLKSLWKGLYIRGKVQLSWQSIVYTLQSVMETDFVVGGLTALELKGFSHYIPTSKKENIHLYGNDKLPVWANELSENINFVRHTRNELFSGMEKNVSDKYTSTVFWKEDLGELKISCPERACLEMLNEVPNKISLEHADQLIQGMTSLSPRTLQKLLEVCTNVKVKRLFLWLASRHNYTWFSKLNTDNLDLGSGNRVIVKGGELDKTYKITVPKDFQL from the coding sequence ATGGCACTCAATCCCGAACGACGAAAATTACTCGAACAGATGATGCCCGAAAGTATGATAGTTACCCGCAACTGGCTGGCTGAGCAGGCTTCTTTGGACAAACACGCCATAGACAATCTGGTAAAAAGCAAGCAACTGAAATCTTTGTGGAAAGGGCTTTATATACGTGGCAAAGTTCAGTTGTCTTGGCAAAGCATAGTTTACACCTTGCAATCTGTAATGGAAACAGATTTTGTGGTGGGTGGATTGACGGCGTTGGAACTAAAAGGTTTTTCCCACTATATACCAACTTCAAAAAAGGAAAATATTCATCTGTATGGTAACGATAAATTACCTGTTTGGGCAAATGAATTGTCGGAAAACATAAATTTTGTACGACATACCCGAAACGAGCTTTTTTCCGGTATGGAAAAAAATGTTTCAGATAAATACACATCTACTGTTTTCTGGAAAGAAGATTTGGGAGAACTGAAAATATCCTGCCCGGAAAGAGCCTGTCTTGAAATGCTGAACGAAGTGCCCAATAAAATATCATTGGAACACGCAGACCAGCTTATACAAGGAATGACCTCACTTTCGCCAAGAACTTTGCAAAAATTATTGGAAGTCTGCACCAATGTAAAAGTCAAACGCCTTTTTCTTTGGCTCGCTTCAAGGCATAATTATACGTGGTTTTCCAAGCTGAATACCGATAATTTAGACCTCGGCTCGGGTAACAGGGTTATCGTTAAAGGTGGCGAACTTGACAAAACATATAAAATAACAGTACCAAAAGATTTTCAACTATAA